A window of the Streptomyces sp. Ag109_O5-10 genome harbors these coding sequences:
- a CDS encoding phosphoenolpyruvate hydrolase family protein, with protein MDRSTALERLRRTVAAGQPVIGGGAGTGLSAKSAEAGGIDLLIIYNSGRYRMAGRGSLAGLLAYGDANAIVMEMADEVLPVVRDTPVLAGVNGTDPFRVMGRFLDQVQAAGFTGVQNFPTVGLIDGVFRQNLEETGMGFALEVEMIAAAHERGLLTAPYVFDTGQATAMAEAGADVLVPHMGLTTKGTIGAHTALTLDECVERVQAMRDAAVAVNPGILVLCHGGPIAEPADAQYVLARTDGVVGFFGASSIERLPTETGIRRQTEDFKSISFR; from the coding sequence ATGGACCGGAGCACGGCGCTCGAACGGCTGCGGAGGACCGTGGCGGCAGGACAGCCGGTCATCGGCGGCGGTGCCGGAACCGGCCTCTCCGCGAAGTCCGCCGAAGCGGGCGGCATCGACCTGCTCATCATCTACAACTCGGGGCGGTACCGGATGGCCGGCCGGGGATCCCTCGCGGGCCTGCTGGCCTACGGCGACGCGAACGCCATCGTCATGGAGATGGCCGACGAGGTGCTCCCCGTGGTCAGGGACACCCCCGTGCTCGCGGGGGTCAACGGCACCGACCCGTTCCGGGTGATGGGCCGCTTCCTCGACCAGGTCCAGGCGGCCGGGTTCACCGGAGTGCAGAACTTCCCCACCGTGGGGCTCATCGACGGGGTCTTCCGCCAGAACCTGGAGGAGACCGGGATGGGCTTCGCGCTGGAGGTCGAGATGATCGCGGCCGCACACGAACGCGGCCTGCTGACCGCGCCGTACGTGTTCGACACCGGCCAGGCCACCGCCATGGCCGAGGCAGGCGCCGACGTCCTCGTCCCGCACATGGGCCTCACCACCAAGGGCACCATCGGCGCACACACCGCGCTCACCCTCGACGAGTGCGTGGAGCGGGTCCAGGCGATGCGGGACGCCGCGGTCGCCGTCAACCCCGGCATCCTCGTGCTCTGTCACGGCGGGCCCATCGCCGAACCCGCGGACGCCCAGTACGTCCTCGCCCGGACGGACGGGGTCGTGGGCTTCTTCGGCGCGAGTTCGATCGAACGCCTGCCCACCGAGACCGGTATCCGCCGGCAGACCGAGGACTTCAAGTCCATCAGCTTCCGATGA